A stretch of Plesiomonas shigelloides DNA encodes these proteins:
- the fabA gene encoding bifunctional 3-hydroxydecanoyl-ACP dehydratase/trans-2-decenoyl-ACP isomerase: MLMKRFSYSKEDLLASSRGELFGETGPQLPAPNMLMMDRIVKMSETEGNFGKGYIEAELDINPDLWFFACHFPGDPVMPGCLGLDAMWQLVGFFLGWTGGEGKGRALGVGEVKFTGQILPTAKKVVYRIHIKRLINRKLIMGMADGEVEVDGRVIYTATDLKVGLFKDTSGF; encoded by the coding sequence ATGTTGATGAAACGTTTTTCATATTCCAAGGAAGATCTGCTGGCCTCCAGCCGCGGTGAGTTATTCGGTGAAACCGGTCCACAATTACCAGCACCTAATATGCTGATGATGGATCGCATCGTCAAAATGTCTGAAACCGAAGGTAACTTTGGTAAAGGCTATATCGAAGCCGAACTGGATATCAATCCAGATCTTTGGTTCTTTGCGTGCCACTTCCCTGGCGATCCAGTAATGCCTGGCTGCTTAGGACTGGATGCCATGTGGCAGCTGGTTGGCTTCTTCCTAGGCTGGACTGGTGGTGAAGGCAAAGGCCGCGCATTAGGTGTAGGTGAAGTGAAATTCACTGGTCAGATCCTACCTACAGCCAAGAAAGTAGTTTACCGCATCCATATCAAGCGCCTGATTAATCGTAAGTTGATTATGGGTATGGCGGATGGTGAAGTTGAAGTCGATGGCCGCGTCATCTATACCGCGACAGATCTGAAAGTCGGTTTGTTTAAAGACACCTCAGGCTTTTAA